AACCTGCAGATAAGGCAGATCCTGAATTTTAACAGGCCATGCATCATCTCCAAAAACAATAATATCCAAAGTATCTTTCGGATAACGAGTTGTAATCAATTCTGCAAGTGCCATTGCCACTTTTTTAGCTGGAGTAATACGATCTTCTCCATACAATATCATACTGTGGCTGATGTCAATCATCAAAACCGTACTCATTTGTGATTGATGAATACTGTCTTCTACAATTAAATCATTTTCAGTAAGATGAAAATCTCCAATCCCGTTATTGATTTGAGCGTTCTTAAGACTTTCTGTAATAGAAATTTTCTCTACCGGATCACCAAAATTATAATTACGGAATTCTCCTGTTGTATCTTCTCCCGTTCCACTTTTATTGGTTTTATGATTCCCATTACCACTTTTCCCAAGATTTCCAAATATTTGGTTAAGTGCTTGTTTACGGATATTCTGTTCCATTTTTGCGCTCAGACGAATTCCATTTCCTCCATTAGGATCAATTTCCTCGCGGATATATCCCTTCTTTTTAAGATCCTCAATAAAATCCTCAATAGTGTATTCCGGAGTAGTAAGCTGATATTCTTCATCCAGCATGCGAAGCCAGTCGATTGCTTCATCAAAATCTCCTGAAGTATGCGTTAACAAATCTGTAAAAATTTCCAGTAACCGATCAAATACTGATAGTTCCGGTGCTTTGTAAGTTTCAAATCTGAACCCTCTCACAATATGCTCTTTCATAGAATAAAGTTACAACATAAATAAAAGGCTTTTAAGAGATTTACTCTATTT
This is a stretch of genomic DNA from Chryseobacterium tructae. It encodes these proteins:
- a CDS encoding vWA domain-containing protein, which codes for MKEHIVRGFRFETYKAPELSVFDRLLEIFTDLLTHTSGDFDEAIDWLRMLDEEYQLTTPEYTIEDFIEDLKKKGYIREEIDPNGGNGIRLSAKMEQNIRKQALNQIFGNLGKSGNGNHKTNKSGTGEDTTGEFRNYNFGDPVEKISITESLKNAQINNGIGDFHLTENDLIVEDSIHQSQMSTVLMIDISHSMILYGEDRITPAKKVAMALAELITTRYPKDTLDIIVFGDDAWPVKIQDLPYLQVGPYHTNTVAGLQLAMDILRRKRNTNKQIFMITDGKPSCIRQADGTYYMNSYGLDEYVVQKCYNMASQARRLHIPITTFMIAQDPYLQRFVSEFTEANQGKAFYTGLNGLGHMIFEDYESNRKKRIR